In the Actinomycetota bacterium genome, ATTTGCAAATCCGCTTTAATGCGCGAGGAGAGTCGAGGAGTACACTTCAGGGAGGATTTTCCGGAAAAAGATGATGCAAATTGGAAGGAGCACATCGTTTTAAAAATCAACCACTGTCACCCCAGATAGTAGTGGCAAAGCTTGTTTTGCTAAAATGTCGCCAACAAATATTTAAATTCGTAAAATATGGTTAGATTCAGGAAGAATTTAAGTTAAAAAATTACAATTATAGAAATAATGGCGCATATTTCGTGACTATATGTACTGACCTTAAGAAAAAGCTTCCATATTATTTTTATCTTTAATGATGCTAACCAAAGTTTGCCTCGAGTTATCCAGGCTTTCAAATCCATAACCACGATCGGATTGAAAAGAAAAGGTATAAGCAAAAACTTTTTGGCAGAGGAATTATTATGAGCACGTTATCAGAGGCGAAAAGGCACTAGAGAAGATCCGAGAATATATTCAGAATAATCCAATGGTCGAGAAATTAAAATTTGAGGAAATTTACAGTCCGTAAGAAATCATCCTTGAAATCGAGCAAGCTCGACCACTACATTTAGATTTGAAGATACAATGTGCTCACTTTCGACATATGAAATGGTTGTACAATGGTGTACCTAAACTCTAAATTGATGGATAAGATCATAAAAGTTGCTTTGGAGGAAGACCTCAGTGAAGCGGGAGACATAACCACAAAGGCGGTATTCCCTGAACCTCAAAGATCGAAGGCGATCATCCTTTGTAAGGATTCTGGAATTATCGCTGGGATGGAAATCGCAGCCAGAGTATTCACACTCCTGGACAATTCCATCATTTTCAACCCACGGGTGGATGATGGAGAAAAGGTGCGACCTGAGCAGGTTTTAGCAACGGTTGAAGGTTTTACCCAAAGCATCTTGATTGGGGAGCGCACCGCCTTAAATTTCCTCCAGCACCTATCGGGAATAGCCACTTTAACCCATAAATTTGTTGAAAGGGTAAAGTCTTATCCGGTGAAGATCATGGACACCCGCAAAACCCTGCCCGGTTTGAGGGCACTCGAGAAATATGCGGTCCAAGTCGGGGGTGGTTTTAATCACCGTCTCGGTTTATACGATGGAGTTTTAATCAAGGATAACCACATCCGCGCAGCGGGTGGCATCGCCCAAGCGATAAAAACCGCTCACTCACATCTTTCCAACGAAGTAAAAATCGAGGTGGAAGCGGAAACTTTAGAGCAAGTGAAAGAGGCTTTAGAAGCTGGAGCCGATGTGATCATGCTGGATAACATGGATATCAATACCATGCGCGAGGCGGTAAAACTCGTAAACAAACGAGCTCTTGTTGAAGCATCTGGCGGCGTGACTCTTGAAAATGTAGTGGAGATGGCGAAGACCGGGGTGGATTGGATTTCCGTCGGGGTTCTCACTCAAGCGGCTTCTCCCCTCGACATCTCCCTTGAAATTCTTTCGATGAGCGATCAGCGATGAGCGATGATTAGCGACTCTGAACGAGTCCGTCTCTTACTCGGATTAAATTTATAGATCATTATTTAAGATCATTTCACTACCGACTCCCGATTCCTAACTATCGACTAAATAGGGGTGGAAATTATTGGATGCCCTTGAATTTTTGAATATTCTCTTGCATTACTTCAGGCTCTATGGCTATTATCTAATCTTCTTGGCACTGTTGCTGGAAAACATGGTCGTTATCGGTTTGTTCATGCCCGGCGAGACCATTTTGCTCGCGGCAAGTTTTTTCGCTTCACAGAGTCATTTCAATTTAACCCATGTTATCCTTACCGCCATCGCTGGTGCGTTTCTCGGCAATAATATCGGCTACTTCATTGGTAGAAGGGGAGGGCGTCCCTTCATCGAGAGATTTGGTGAACATTTTTTCATATCGAGGGAAAGGATCAGGGAGGCGGAGGAGTATTTCGACAATCACGGTGGCAAAACCATATTCATTGGACGCTTCGCCACGGGGATCAGGGTTTTTGTCGCCCCTTTGGCTGGAGCGTCACGCATGAATTATCTAAGATTTTTTCTTTACACAGCGCTCAGCGTGATCGTGTGGACTCTCTTGATCTCTACTGTGGGATATGCTTTCGGTGAGCATTGGGAGCTTCTATTGAGATTTCTTAAGCGGGCGAGTCGAATTTTATTCGTGGTAATAATCGGTCTTTTCTTTCTTTCATATTATCTTCGCCGCAGAAAACGTGAGCGATGAAAATGCGAGTGATGAAAATGTCCCTCGACGAAGTCCTATATTTCCTTAAGGATAAAAAGGGAGAATATGTATCCGGGGAATACCTTTCAAAACGTCTTTCGCTTTCGAGAACGGCCATCTGGAAGCAAATTCAAACCCTAAAAAGCCAAGGATACAAGATTGATGCCTCTCCACGCTTGGGATATCGGTTATGTTTCGTCCCAAATCTTCTCTTGCCCGTGGAGATAAGGTACAAGTTGTCCACGAAAATTTTGGGAAAGGAAATCCATCATTTTAAAGAAGTGGGATCGACGAATGACATAGCCAAGGATCTTGCAATCAGAGGTGCTCCTGAGGGAACCATCGTGGTTGCCGAAGGACAAACGAGAGGACGGGGAAGGTTGGATAGGAGGTGGTTCTCTCCACCTGGTGGAATTTGGATCTCCCTCATACTGAGACCTTCGATGAGTCCGGCTGATATCCCAAAGATTACGCTCATGACATCGGTTGCCGTCGCCAAGGCTATTGGCGAGGTCACGGGACTGAGAGTTGAGATTAAATGGCCCAATGATATTCTGCTCCGTGGCAAAAAGGTGGCTGGTATCCTGACGGAGATGGGGGCGGAGACCGATCGATTGAACTTCGTGGTCGTGGGCATCGGCATAAATGCCAACGTGGATATTTTTCCTCCAGACCTTGAACCCCATGCCACATCGGTCAGAAGGGTTTTGGGGGAGAGCGTAGATCGCTTAAAATTGCTCAGGTGCCTTCTTGGGCGGTTGGAACGGAAGTATATTCGATTACAAGAGGGGAGATTTAAAGGGATTTTAAATGAGTGGAAGGAGCTATGCGCCACTTTGGATGCTCAAGTCAAAATTTCCACTGTGGATGGCGAAATTCAGGGGAAGGCAATTGGTGTCGATGAACACGGTGCGCTCATCTTGAAGCTTGCATCGGGAAAAACCAAGACCATCTATGCGGGCGATGTCACCATTTTGCGCGAGGCTTAGAATTAGTCAAGGTGGGTAGTTACCTTTTTGTTTTGCGGCAGATGAACCGCCGCGCTACAAATTTTGTCTTTAAACTCAAGGCATGGCCTCTCAATCCCTTTGATCCGCTTGACAAGGGATCTTATTTAGGATAAATTGTCAACCAAATTCTTAAATTGGTTAACATTTTTATCTAGGGGGTGATTTAATTGAGGATCGGGATTCGAGACATGATTTTGGTTGCTCTCTTCGCGGCTTTGACGGCTATAGGAGCTTGGATTCGAATTCCCATTCAACCCGTTCCCGTTACTTTTCAGGTGTTCTTTGCTTTGCTGGCTGGAGCAATCCTTGGCGCATGGCTGGGTGCTTTAAGCCAGATCATCTACATTTTACTAGGGTGCATAGGATTGCCAGTCTTCGCCGGAGGTTCATCGGGTTTGGGTGTACTATTTGGTCCAACCGGGGGCTATCTTTTTGGATTCATTCTTGGAGCCTACATAATTGGTAAGTTGGTTGGGATAAGACAGAACTCCGGATATCTTTGGTTTTTGGTATCCATGTTAGTCGGTGTCGTCGTCATTTATCTGCTGGGAATAATCCAGCTCGTGATGGTTACCAGGATGACGCTCCAGAAAGCTTTAGCCGTGGGGGTGTTTCCCTTTATCGGAATCGACCTCGTAAAAGCTCTATTAGCGGCATTAGTAGCTCGAAAAATATCTCGATTCAGTGAGTATATCGCGGACTGATATTCTGTCTTACTCCCCAAAAATTTGCCACACTATTTGAATTTATTATGAGTTTGTTATACTATTTTTAAAAAGTATAACAAAGGAGTAAATCATGGCTTTAATAGTTAAAGGAAAGATATCTAAAAAGGGTTGGGTGGTTATTCCTGCTGAGCTGAGAAAACGGTATGGTATAAAACCAGGATCGGAAGTCCAAATTGTGCCAGAGAAGGATCATCTCAGGGTGGTTCCGGTTATGGATGATCCCATCCATATGACCTCAGGGAAATATGCGGGCAAAACCTCTCTCACGACGGCTTTACTTGAGGAACGAAAGAGGGAGCTCGAACATGAATAACCAGGAGGAAATCAAAGAGGAAATATATATCCTGGACAGTTTCGCTCTTCTCGCTCATCTTGAGCGAACAAATGGGTGGCAGAAAGTCTTGGAGTTATTGGAAAGAGCAGCAAATGGTGAACTAAAACTATACATGAGTTTAGTTAATTTAGGCGAGGTCTATTACATCTTGAAGAGAGAAAGGGGCTTAAAAGAAGCTGAAAATATGGTTCTCGATGTCGATCAACTCCCCATCAAAAAACTCGATGCCGACTGGGAAAGGATTAAATCGGCTGCCTCAATTAAAGCGGATTATCCTATCGCTTATGCGGATGCTTTCGTGGCTGGTCTGGCGAAGGAGTTGGGTGCCCCCGTGGTTACGGGTGATCTTGAATTTAAACACTTAGAGGAGATCATCTCAGTGGTTTGGCTTTGAAGATCAGGTGGATAGCTTTAAGAGTAAGGTTTTGGAGGCAGAGCAGGGAATGTTACTCGCCATAGATGTGGGGAATACCCAAACAGCCGTTGGCGTCTTCAAGGGCGACGAACTCCGCTGTCACTGGCGCATCTCCACAAATAAGGAGGAAACAGCGGATGAACTCGCCATTACCCTTTCCGACTTGCTGGCTTTGAAGGGTTTCGCATTAAATGACCTTACTGCCATCATTATCTCATCCGTTGTCCCACATTGTACGATCTCTTTGATCGAGATGGCCCGCAAGAATTTGGGGATAGAGCCTTTGGTGGTAAGTCCTGGGGTGAGAACAGGGATACCCATCCTTTATGACAATCCCCATGAAGTTGGAGCGGATAGAATAGCGAATGCAGTGGCCGCTTACGAACTTTATGGAGGTCCGGTAATAGTGGTGGACTTCGGAACTGCAACCACCTTCGACGCCATCTCGGAAAAGGGTGAGTACCTAGGTGGCGCCATTGCCCCAGGAGTTGAAGTCGCTGCCCAGGCTCTGTTCAGTGCTGCAGCCAAGCTTTCGGGAGTGGAGCTGGTAAGACCTCCTTCTCCCATTGGCAAGAATACTCGGGCAAGCCTGCAATCGGGCATCATATTTGGTTCCGCTGGATTGGTGGACACCTTGGTGAGGAGGATTAAGAAGGAGATGAGGGGTAATCCGAGGGTGATTGCCACCGGAGGTCTTGCCGAACTCATGGCTCCCGAGTGCGAAACCATCGATGAAGTTAACCCACTTCTAACCTTAATTGGACTCAAGAAGATTTATGATAAAAATATCTAACTATTTCACTATTTTGGAGATATTTAACTCCAGGATGTCTTCAGCTCCCTTCGCCTTGAGCTTGGGAATCAAAGTATTGACCTCGCTTTTATTTACAACCGTCATTACCTCGTAATAATTGGCGTGATATAATTTGGAGACCGTGGGTTTTTTCATCGCTGGCAACGCCCTGACCACGGCATCCAATTTTTCTTCGGGCACGTTCATACAGAGCAGAACCCGACCCCTTGCTTCTATCACTCCGAGCAGTAATGTCTTAATCTCCTCAATGGCCTTTCTCTTCTCCGAATTTTCCCATGATTCCTTGTTCGCTATGAGTTTTGTCGTGGAT is a window encoding:
- a CDS encoding biotin transporter BioY, which gives rise to MRIGIRDMILVALFAALTAIGAWIRIPIQPVPVTFQVFFALLAGAILGAWLGALSQIIYILLGCIGLPVFAGGSSGLGVLFGPTGGYLFGFILGAYIIGKLVGIRQNSGYLWFLVSMLVGVVVIYLLGIIQLVMVTRMTLQKALAVGVFPFIGIDLVKALLAALVARKISRFSEYIAD
- the nadC gene encoding carboxylating nicotinate-nucleotide diphosphorylase translates to MVYLNSKLMDKIIKVALEEDLSEAGDITTKAVFPEPQRSKAIILCKDSGIIAGMEIAARVFTLLDNSIIFNPRVDDGEKVRPEQVLATVEGFTQSILIGERTALNFLQHLSGIATLTHKFVERVKSYPVKIMDTRKTLPGLRALEKYAVQVGGGFNHRLGLYDGVLIKDNHIRAAGGIAQAIKTAHSHLSNEVKIEVEAETLEQVKEALEAGADVIMLDNMDINTMREAVKLVNKRALVEASGGVTLENVVEMAKTGVDWISVGVLTQAASPLDISLEILSMSDQR
- a CDS encoding type III pantothenate kinase, which encodes MLLAIDVGNTQTAVGVFKGDELRCHWRISTNKEETADELAITLSDLLALKGFALNDLTAIIISSVVPHCTISLIEMARKNLGIEPLVVSPGVRTGIPILYDNPHEVGADRIANAVAAYELYGGPVIVVDFGTATTFDAISEKGEYLGGAIAPGVEVAAQALFSAAAKLSGVELVRPPSPIGKNTRASLQSGIIFGSAGLVDTLVRRIKKEMRGNPRVIATGGLAELMAPECETIDEVNPLLTLIGLKKIYDKNI
- a CDS encoding type II toxin-antitoxin system VapC family toxin; the protein is MNNQEEIKEEIYILDSFALLAHLERTNGWQKVLELLERAANGELKLYMSLVNLGEVYYILKRERGLKEAENMVLDVDQLPIKKLDADWERIKSAASIKADYPIAYADAFVAGLAKELGAPVVTGDLEFKHLEEIISVVWL
- a CDS encoding biotin--[acetyl-CoA-carboxylase] ligase, producing the protein MRVMKMSLDEVLYFLKDKKGEYVSGEYLSKRLSLSRTAIWKQIQTLKSQGYKIDASPRLGYRLCFVPNLLLPVEIRYKLSTKILGKEIHHFKEVGSTNDIAKDLAIRGAPEGTIVVAEGQTRGRGRLDRRWFSPPGGIWISLILRPSMSPADIPKITLMTSVAVAKAIGEVTGLRVEIKWPNDILLRGKKVAGILTEMGAETDRLNFVVVGIGINANVDIFPPDLEPHATSVRRVLGESVDRLKLLRCLLGRLERKYIRLQEGRFKGILNEWKELCATLDAQVKISTVDGEIQGKAIGVDEHGALILKLASGKTKTIYAGDVTILREA
- a CDS encoding DedA family protein is translated as MDALEFLNILLHYFRLYGYYLIFLALLLENMVVIGLFMPGETILLAASFFASQSHFNLTHVILTAIAGAFLGNNIGYFIGRRGGRPFIERFGEHFFISRERIREAEEYFDNHGGKTIFIGRFATGIRVFVAPLAGASRMNYLRFFLYTALSVIVWTLLISTVGYAFGEHWELLLRFLKRASRILFVVIIGLFFLSYYLRRRKRER
- a CDS encoding AbrB/MazE/SpoVT family DNA-binding domain-containing protein — its product is MALIVKGKISKKGWVVIPAELRKRYGIKPGSEVQIVPEKDHLRVVPVMDDPIHMTSGKYAGKTSLTTALLEERKRELEHE